In Hamadaea flava, a genomic segment contains:
- a CDS encoding GlxA family transcriptional regulator: protein MAAPHRVAVLALPGVIPFELGIPSRIFGAANDEGAPPRYEVAVCTLDGGPVQTEAGFGITVDHGLELLASADTVVLPPFHPLDAVAPGSPVAAGLASALASLPAGTRKVAICTAAYALAECGLLDGRPATTHWHEAAEFQRRHPLVKVDAGVLFVDDGDVLTSAGVASGVDLCLHIVRRDHGSDVAAQAARRCVVPPWRDGGQAQYVERPVPAESGSGTAATREWALRRLAEPLSLQQLAVHARMSVRTFTRRFRDEVGLTPGQWLIRQRVDHARGLLESTDLPVELVARRSGFGTALSLRQHLRAAAGVSPADYRRTFRARDSAHHDVSVGADTVRP from the coding sequence ATGGCTGCTCCGCATCGTGTCGCCGTCCTCGCGTTGCCCGGTGTCATCCCGTTCGAGCTGGGCATACCGTCCCGGATCTTCGGCGCGGCGAACGACGAGGGCGCGCCGCCTCGCTATGAGGTGGCCGTCTGCACGCTCGACGGCGGCCCGGTTCAGACCGAGGCCGGCTTCGGCATCACCGTCGACCACGGGCTCGAGCTGCTCGCCTCGGCGGACACCGTGGTCCTGCCGCCCTTTCACCCGCTCGACGCTGTCGCCCCGGGTTCGCCGGTGGCCGCCGGCCTCGCGTCTGCGCTCGCTTCCCTTCCGGCTGGTACGCGCAAAGTCGCGATCTGCACCGCGGCGTACGCGTTGGCCGAGTGCGGGCTGCTCGACGGCCGCCCGGCGACGACCCATTGGCATGAGGCGGCCGAGTTCCAGCGGCGTCATCCACTGGTGAAAGTGGATGCCGGAGTGTTGTTCGTGGACGACGGCGACGTCCTGACCTCGGCCGGCGTGGCGTCCGGTGTGGACCTCTGCCTGCACATCGTCCGGCGCGATCACGGCAGCGACGTCGCCGCGCAGGCGGCCCGGCGGTGTGTGGTGCCGCCGTGGCGCGACGGTGGGCAGGCCCAGTACGTCGAACGCCCGGTGCCCGCGGAGTCGGGATCCGGCACGGCGGCGACCCGGGAATGGGCGCTTCGCCGGTTGGCGGAACCGTTGTCGTTGCAGCAATTGGCCGTGCATGCGCGGATGAGCGTACGCACCTTCACCCGCCGGTTCCGGGACGAGGTCGGGCTGACCCCGGGGCAGTGGCTCATCCGGCAGCGGGTCGACCACGCCCGGGGTCTGCTGGAGAGCACCGATCTGCCGGTCGAACTCGTCGCCCGGCGGTCCGGCTTCGGCACCGCGCTCTCGCTGCGTCAGCATCTGCGAGCCGCGGCCGGGGTGTCGCCGGCCGACTACCGGCGAACCTTCCGGGCGAGGGATTCGGCGCATCACGACGTGTCGGTGGGTGCCGATACTGTGCGCCCGTGA
- a CDS encoding NADP-dependent oxidoreductase produces the protein MKMRAVSARTWGGPEVLEMIEVERPAPIATEILVRVHAAGVNPTDWKSRTSGAGYWSDPVILGYDVSGVVEEVGLGVTLYRPGDEVFGMPWFPRQAGAYAEFVTAPARQFARKPAGLSHIEAAALPLAALTAWQTLIETGGLRTGDRVLVHAAAGGVGHLAVQIAKARGAYVIGTASAAKHDLVKRLGADEVIDYRAVDFADVVRDIDIVLDTVGGDYGSRSQRVLRAGGRLIRLTEPDEHFTLVEPDYAGLREIVALVEAGALRPEVSSVLPLASAAEAHRLSESGRVTGKIVLTVHS, from the coding sequence ATGAAGATGCGTGCGGTGAGCGCCCGGACCTGGGGCGGCCCCGAAGTGCTGGAAATGATCGAGGTAGAGCGGCCGGCGCCGATCGCGACGGAGATCCTGGTCCGGGTCCACGCGGCGGGAGTGAACCCGACCGACTGGAAGTCGCGTACATCGGGGGCCGGCTATTGGAGCGACCCGGTGATCCTCGGCTACGACGTCTCCGGCGTCGTCGAGGAGGTCGGCCTGGGCGTCACCCTCTACCGGCCCGGCGACGAGGTCTTCGGGATGCCGTGGTTCCCCCGGCAGGCCGGGGCGTACGCCGAATTCGTGACCGCGCCCGCCCGGCAGTTCGCCCGCAAACCGGCCGGGCTCAGCCACATCGAGGCGGCCGCTTTGCCACTGGCGGCGCTGACCGCTTGGCAGACGCTGATCGAGACCGGCGGACTGCGTACGGGGGATCGGGTGCTCGTGCACGCGGCGGCGGGCGGCGTCGGCCACCTCGCGGTGCAGATCGCCAAGGCGCGCGGGGCGTACGTCATCGGGACGGCCAGCGCCGCGAAGCACGACCTGGTGAAGCGGCTCGGCGCTGACGAGGTGATCGACTACCGCGCGGTCGACTTCGCCGACGTCGTCCGCGATATCGACATCGTCCTCGACACCGTCGGCGGCGACTACGGTTCGCGATCGCAGCGCGTACTGCGGGCCGGTGGACGGCTGATCCGGTTGACCGAGCCCGACGAGCACTTCACCCTCGTCGAGCCGGACTACGCCGGGCTGCGCGAAATCGTCGCGCTGGTCGAGGCGGGCGCACTCCGGCCGGAGGTCTCCTCGGTGCTGCCGCTGGCATCGGCGGCTGAGGCGCACCGGCTCAGCGAGAGCGGCCGAGTGACGGGGAAGATCGTCCTCACCGTCCACTCTTGA
- a CDS encoding LysE family translocator, translating into MISFGALLGVATVALGMVLTPGPNMMYVVSRSIGQGRKAGLISLGGVAVGFIVYIVATALGLSALFAAVPELYLAVKIAGALYIGWLAWKALRPGGVSVFTPVEVQAHPPHKLFLMGLVTNLLNPKAAIMYASMIPQFLDVPAGHLFWQSVQLGAVQFCVSIAVNAALILAAGTIAAYLARRPSWLRIQRYVTGTLLGAIAVKLATDTSRPVPA; encoded by the coding sequence ATGATCAGCTTTGGCGCGCTGCTGGGCGTGGCGACGGTGGCGCTCGGCATGGTGCTCACCCCCGGCCCGAACATGATGTACGTCGTCTCGCGCAGCATCGGCCAGGGCCGCAAAGCCGGGCTGATCTCGCTCGGCGGCGTGGCCGTGGGCTTCATCGTCTACATCGTGGCGACCGCGCTCGGGCTGTCGGCGCTGTTCGCCGCCGTTCCCGAGTTGTACCTCGCGGTGAAGATCGCCGGTGCGCTCTACATCGGCTGGCTCGCCTGGAAGGCGCTGCGTCCCGGGGGAGTCTCGGTGTTCACGCCGGTCGAGGTGCAAGCCCACCCGCCGCACAAGCTCTTCCTGATGGGGCTGGTCACGAACCTGCTCAACCCCAAGGCCGCCATCATGTACGCGTCGATGATCCCCCAGTTCCTCGACGTGCCGGCGGGCCACCTGTTCTGGCAGAGCGTCCAGTTGGGCGCCGTGCAGTTCTGCGTCAGCATCGCGGTCAACGCCGCGCTGATCCTCGCCGCCGGCACGATCGCCGCCTACCTGGCGCGCCGGCCGAGCTGGCTGCGGATCCAGCGGTATGTCACGGGGACGCTGCTGGGCGCGATCGCGGTGAAGCTGGCGACGGACACGAGCCGTCCGGTGCCCGCGTAG
- a CDS encoding DinB family protein, protein MTETAELNRERPREDAGERETLISMLDFLRATVVLKVSGLTDEQAASRSVAASALTPAGLVKHLTGVERYWFSIDFAGHDLPEPWSAENSGAFAVEPGDTLADLVAAYRAECARSNAAVADADLDERAHADGNSFTLRYAFAHMIEETARHCGHLDLLRESIDGQTGQ, encoded by the coding sequence GTGACCGAGACTGCGGAATTGAACCGTGAGCGCCCCCGGGAGGACGCCGGTGAGCGCGAGACCCTGATCAGCATGCTCGACTTCCTGCGCGCGACGGTGGTTCTGAAGGTCAGCGGGCTGACCGACGAGCAGGCGGCGAGCCGTTCGGTGGCTGCGTCCGCGTTGACCCCGGCCGGGCTGGTCAAGCACCTGACCGGGGTGGAGCGCTACTGGTTCAGCATCGACTTCGCCGGGCACGACCTGCCCGAGCCCTGGTCGGCGGAGAACTCTGGAGCGTTCGCCGTCGAGCCGGGCGACACGCTGGCCGACCTCGTCGCGGCGTACCGGGCGGAGTGCGCGCGGTCCAACGCCGCGGTCGCCGACGCCGACCTCGACGAACGGGCGCACGCCGACGGCAACTCCTTCACGCTGCGCTACGCGTTCGCGCACATGATCGAGGAGACCGCCCGGCATTGCGGCCATCTCGATCTGCTGCGGGAGAGCATCGACGGCCAGACCGGCCAGTAA